CCGACACGAAACGCAAGATCCACTTGCTCACCGGCGGCCACGCGACCGGGAAAGCTGACCTCACTGCCGCCGGTCATGCCACCGACTGTCAGGAGCTTGACCTGGCGGGCAACCTCCGGTTGTGCCGGAAGCTCCTCCCCGCCACCGCAGCCCGCAAGTAAGAATAGTGTGACAACTGAGATCACGATAACTGCGAACCTGACAGATTTCATGGCTGTTCCTCGGCGATGATGGATAGTATTCGGTCGGCGAGGGCATCTCGCTCCTCGGTTGTATGGTCGCTCTCAAACCAGGCTATCGCGCGCTGCAACTCGACGAGATCGCCCATGAATTCATAAATGGCCGAACTTGAAAACTGCTCCGCCGACAACTTCTGGTTCTGGGCATCCAGAAGATCCGTCACGTTGACGGTTCCCTCCGAATACTGTTCACGGACAAGTTCAAGACTCTCGCCCGCCGTCCGAGCGGACTGCAGCCCGAACTTGATTCGCGGGAACGAACTTTCACAGCGACGGATCGCCGTGCGGGTGCGTTGTTCGATCATCTCCTTGAGCAACGTCTGTCGAAGACTGAGAGTCTTCTCGTCGGACTTCGCACGCCCAAGATCTGCCTTCCTGCGCCCGCCTTCGAAGATTGAGTAGGCCGCATTGATGCTGACCGAGTAGTTATCGTCCTCCGGGAATAGAACTCCCTGGGGCGAGTTGAGCTGCTCGGAATAGGAAGCCTCCGCGAAGAATCTCGGCAATACATAGCTGCGCTCAATTTGATTCACCTGAATCCTCTGAGCGTCGATCGTTCGATCGAAGGAGGTCAACTCCGGAGAATTAGCGACGGCGATCTCGACGATCACGCTACGCACGCGATCGATGAGCGAGAAGTCATCAAATATTGGAGCGAGTCTTCCGTCGAAGACCGGAAACAGATCCGGATCGATATTTGGCGGCTCCGGCGTCCAACGGCTGTCGAGAGAGACGCCCAGGACTTGATTGAGGGCGATACGAGAGGCCTCCACCGTTTCGACCGCCCGAAACAAAGCGGTACGGCGCTCTGCGAGCACCGACTCGAGACGCAGGACCTCTTCGCGACCGGAGAACCCGACCTCCCGTCGCAATCGGGCCATTTCCAGGTTGTCCTCGGTCAATCGCAGATCGCCCGCGACGATCCTGTTCTGCGCCTGCGCCAGGGCCAGCGCGTAAAACGCCTGGCCGGCGTCGGCCAGTACGTCGAGACGCTCGCTCTCACGATCCAATCGGGCGCTCTTCTCGATCTGAGTGGACGACCGGTACGAACTCCACACGCCGTCATCGTAGATCTGCTGACGCAGTGCAAGCGAACCGAATGCGCCCTGTTCACTGTCGGTGACATCGGTATCTGCGTGTGTGTAGTTGAGATTCGCGGAGAGTTGGGGCAAGAGTCCGCTCCTGGCGCGGTCCTGGTCTATTGCGAACCCTTCTACGGCGGAGTCCGCAACCCGCAGTGAGCGACTGCCCTCTTGAACCATGGCGAACAGTTGCTCGAAGCTGAGAGGACTGGAATCGCTCTGGAGCTCCTCGGGATGGACGAACTCTGCGAAAATCCGCGTGTCGCGACCCGGGGAATATCCGATCTGGGCGGCAGTACGCGCGTTGACTCGCAGTCGCGTGTCGACGGATAACAAGACGGGGAGTTCCACCGCGGGTCGTCCTCGCAGCAGCCGGCCCAGGTTCAATGCAACTCGACGAACAAGCTGACCCTCGATCTCAGGGGTGACGCCCGCAAGAGCACCAAGCTCGACGTCAGAATGTCCAAGCATGCTGAAGGTCGGTACCTTCCGTTGGTTGAGCGCCTCGATCAACGTGCGGCGTTGGTCGACGGTGAATCGCTGGAGTCGTGTCAGATAGACAGCGCTCGCCCCCCGTAACTTCTCCACCGACGCAGGGTCGTCGGGTTCGATCGGGACGACCACGATCTTGATCCCCAGTTGGCTCTGGTATCGCTCCAGGCCTGCGCGAAGTTCATCCTGGTTGATCAGATCCTCGGGGGTGACGGCGACATGCAGCGTGTCGAATCGCACCAACTCGCGGAATGCCTCGATATCGGCGCCGGAGCGCTGCGGAATGACGACGAAATTCAGATTTGGCTTGAGCGATTCGCCTTCGTCGGAATAGGGCAACTTGAAGACGTCTGCGCGTTGGGCGAAGGTGCTGATGACGGGTTTATCCAACGCCCCTTCGGATCGGGCTGCGGCGAAAGTCACCAGGGATCCGATGGCCAGTACGAGATCGACGTCTCGATCGTCAAAAGCTGCCTGAAGCGCCTCGCGTGCGGCAGCGTAATCCCAGCCCGCGTCAAATGCCGGGTCACTCTTGAAACGAACCGTCGTTCCGTGGGGCGTGTGATTCGTCAGCTCCTGCTCCACGAGCGCGGCGAGATGATCCTGAGGGCCGGGACCGTCTCGGACGATGGCGATGGTGACCTCGGCGGCCGACGCGAGGGACACCGCGGTGATCAACCCGAGAATCACGACAATTCGAGTCGTAGTGGATAGACGCCCTGATTGATTCACGATGGATTCCTCTCGGCTATCGCGCTGACAGTTCGCGAATCAGCTTCGCAACAATTTTGTCGATCTTGTTTTCGTTTGCATCCACGCTCTGCTTGACCTTGCCGGCCGCCACTCCCCGCCAGACGACGCGCTGCGACTTTCGATCGACAAGATCGATCACGAGAGACGCAGACCGGATTTCGTAAGGGTCCACCGATCTCACGCCGGTGATGAACTCCCAGTAGGATTCATCCGACAGTTGATCGAGGGTCTGGACATCGGGAAGGACGTGGGTCACCACGATCAGGTCGGAGTTCTCCTCGACTTCGCGGAGACCGTAAGTCTGGAGATCCCTGCGCAGCGCGGATTCAATACGCGTCTGGGCTGAAACTCGGCGCGCAGGAGTGCCTGCCTTCACAGAGTAGGTAGACGATTGAGAGAGATCGAATGCGGGGTCGGATTCCACGGCGAAGCCGCCGCCCGACAACACCGACCCGAAGCCCAGTGTCAGACTCAGTAGAATCCAATAAGCGCGAGGTAGAGTGGGGGACATTCGGCGCGCATTGTCCCATTTTCGCGCCGGTCTATCCAGAGGCCCGCGTCTCCAACTTGCATGTCATCGACGACGCAGATAGCATCGCGATTCATGAGTATTTCCAGACTTTTGGCCGTCGTCGCGGGAATAAGCCTCGTCCTGCTCGTGAACTGCCACAAGGCGCCGATCCTGCTTAGCCAGGCGATCGTGCGGAATGCATCCAGTCAACCAATCTCAAACGTACAGGTCCAGCACGAGCCGACCGGAGGCGTCGGGCGGGTCAACAGGATCCTCCCCGAGGCGGAGCTCGATCTTGGTTTTGTTCGACAGCCGATGAAGGCAAAATGGGCGATCGTCAGTTGGAAGATCTCGACGGGCGAGACCCGCCAGGCCCGGGTGGACCTGCCGCGGAGAACAGGTGCGACTGACGGCCAGACGTTCTCGCTGATCTATACGATCGACGCCGGCGGATCCGTGTCGGCTCGCCTGATACCGGGGTGATGCCTCATCACAAACAGACGTTGGTCACGCTTTGCAGCCTTGCAATCGCGATCACGCTCGTCGGATGCAGGACTGAATCGCCCCACTCGATCAAAGAGCAAACCGTCCAACCCGCAGAGTACGTCGGACGCACCTCTTGCGTCTCGTGCCACAAGATCGAGGCCTCCCTCTGGGAAGGATCGCAACACGATCTCGCGATGCAGACCGCGACGAATGAGACGGTTCTCGGCGACTTCGATCGGTCGACCTTCGAATACGCTGGCGTCATCACGACATTCTTCCGCGAGAACGAACGGTTCATGGTCCAGACCGACGGACCGGACGGCCAGTTGCAGGACTTTGAGATCACGTACACCTTCGGCATCGATCCGTTGCAGCAATACCTGATCGAGTTCCCCGACGGGCGATTGCAAGCGCTGAACGTCTGCTGGGATACGCGTCCGGTCGATGAGGGTGGGCAACGATGGTTTCATCTGTATCCGGACGATGCCGTCGACCACACGGACACGCATCACTGGACAGGCCCTCTGCAGAACTGGAACTACATGTGTTCCGAGTGTCACTCGACTCACGTGAAGAAGAATTTCAGCGCCGACGACGATCGCTACGAAACGACCTGGTCGGAGATCGATGTCTCCTGTGAGGCCTGCCACGGACCGGGATCGAATCACAACGCCTGGGCGTCGAATGGCATGGACGAGTCGGACACCGGCATGGGGCTCGTCGTCACTCTGGCCGATTCCGACGGGGGACGATGGAGTTTCGACGACGGCGCGGACACGGCCCATCGCGATCCGTTGCGAACGTCCGACGTGCAACTGGATACCTGCGCCCGCTGCCATTCACGACGCACCCAGCTCACCGACGACTACAGGCATGGACGCCCGTTCGGCGACAGTCACCGTCTTGCCGCTCTTGATGAAGGTCTGTATCACGCCGACGGCCAGATCCTCGACGAGGTCTATGTCTACGGCTCGTTCCTGCAGAGCAAGATGCACGCAAGCGGTGTGACGTGTGGCGATTGTCACGACCCGCACACGGCGAAGCTGCGTCTTGAAGGCGACGCGACCTGTGGTGTCTGCCACCGCCAGGACAAATTCGACTCTCCGGATCACCACTTCCACGAGGAGGGATCTGCGGGGGCGTCCTGTGTCGAGTGTCACATGCGTTCCAGAAACTACATGGTCGTCGATCCGCGACGAGATCACAGCTTCAGGATCCCGCGTCCCGACCTCTCGATGAAGATCGGTACACCGAACGCGTGCACCGACTGCCACGTGGGCCGCGACGCCGCCTGGGCCGACGCGGCCCTCGATCGATGGTTCGGCTCCGACCGTGATACAGCAACTCACTACGGCGAGGCGATCCACGCCGGGCGGACATGGCAATCCGATGCCGGCCGACAGTTGACTGCCGTCATCGAGAACCTTGACACCCCCGCGATCGTGCGGGCGACGGCACTGAATCTGGTAAGAGCGTTCCCATCCCCCCGGTTGGCTCACTCCATTGAGGCGTCCATCGCCCACGACGATCCACTGGTCCGGCGGGAAGCCGCGGCAGCGATGGAAAGTCTCGATGCGTCTCAACGCGCCACAATGGGATTGCCGATACTCGACGATCCGGTGCGGATGGTCAGGATCGAGGCTGCCCGTGTGCTTGCGTTGTTGGCGAGAGACGATCTCACACCCGACCAACTTTCGATCCTCGATCGCGGACTTGAAGGTTACGTCGCCGTTCAGAGATTCAACGCGGATCGTTCCGAGGGCCAACTAAACCTTGGTTGGGCCGCCTCGATGAAGGGGCAGACTGCGGAGGCGGAGCAGGCTTATCGGACCGCCTTGCGCATCACGCCGACGTTTTCTCCTGCCGCCATCAACCTCGCGGATCTCTATCGCGTGCTGGGTCGGGATGCTGAGGGTGCCGCGCTGCTGGAGACGGCACTACGCCGTGCGTCGGATGACGGCCACTTGCACCACGCCCTGGGGCTGACCCGAGTGCGGCAGAAGCGGTACAACGAGGCGCTCGAGTTGCTGGAACGTGCCGTCGCCCTCTCTCCAGACCGGCCACGGTATGCCTACGTGTTCGGCGTTGCGTTGCACTCGATGGGCGACACATCGCGGGCGCTCGCTGTTCTGAAGCAGGCGCACGAGCGATACCCGGGACACGTCGACCTTCTTTACGCACTTGCTACGACGAGTCGGGACTCGGGAGATGTCGAGTCCACACGCCAGTATGCGAGACGTCTTCTCGAACTGGCCCCCGGCCATCCTGGTGCGACCGCGCTTCTGGTTCCGTGAGGCACAGCCCGGTTCACGGCTCCAAGAAAAAGCTTGTGAAAGGTCCGCGAGGGGGTGTCTACCCCTGATACGAGGACAAACACACACAAACTTACCTTCCCCAAAGGCACGGACGGCGATTCTGCCGTCCGTTTTTTTAGAGGAGCGAGCCTGCCAGGGTCTGGATCAGCTCCAGGATCGGCCCCGGGGCCAGACCCAGATAGAGCAGACCGACCACCGCGATCACCATCACCGCGGCACTACCCGGCGCCACCGGCAGCGGCATCTCATCGTCGGCCGGCTGTCTGAAGTACATGCTGACCATGACGTTCAGGTAGTAGTAGGCGGCGATGGCGGCGTTGAGCACACCGACGACGGCCAGGAGATATTGCTCGGACGCGATGGCCGCCTGGAAGATGACATACTTGCCGAGGAAGCCACCGGTCGGCGGGATGCCTGCCAGCGACAGCAGGAACAGCGTCATCGCCACACCCAGCAGCGGTCGCTTCCAGCCGAGACCCGCCCACTCGTGCAGCGTGTAGCCACGTTCGCCATCGGCGTCGCCGCGACCCACCGCGGCCAGGACCGCGAACGCTCCGACGGTCACAACGGAGTAACCGATCAGATAGAACAGGATCGCGCTGACACCCATCTCCGGACGACAGACCACCGCGATCAACAGATAGCCGGCGTGGGAGATCGAGGAGAACGCCAACAGCCGCTTGAGGTTGGTCTGGGCCAGCGCCACCAGGTTGCCGACGGTCATGGTGAAGATCGCCAGCCACTTGATCAGCGGCTGCCAGAGCCCGTCGACGTCGCCGAACGAACCGATCAACAGGCGCAGCAGCACCGCGAACGCCACGGTCTTGGTCGCCGCGGCCATGAAGCCGGTGACGTTGGTCGGGGCGCCGGTGTAGACATCGGGCACCCACTGATGGAACGGGACGATGGCGATCTTGAACGCGAGACCGACGAGGACCAGTCCCAGTCCCGCCCACAGCATGGCCGTCGGCTGGGCACTTGCGGCGTGACCGATGCGACCGAGATCCAGCGAGCCCGTGGCCCCGTAGAGCAGTGCCATGCCATAGACGATGAAGCCCGACGAGAAGGCGCCCAGAAGGAAATACTTCAGCGCGGCCTCGATACTACGGACACGACCGCGGGTGAGGCCGGTCAACACGTAGAGCGCCAGCGAGAAGATCTCCAGGCCGATCAGGATGATCATCATGTGGGTGGTCATCAGCATGATCAGCATGCCTGCAAGACAGAA
This region of Acidobacteriota bacterium genomic DNA includes:
- a CDS encoding DUF4136 domain-containing protein, with translation MSPTLPRAYWILLSLTLGFGSVLSGGGFAVESDPAFDLSQSSTYSVKAGTPARRVSAQTRIESALRRDLQTYGLREVEENSDLIVVTHVLPDVQTLDQLSDESYWEFITGVRSVDPYEIRSASLVIDLVDRKSQRVVWRGVAAGKVKQSVDANENKIDKIVAKLIRELSAR
- a CDS encoding NADH-quinone oxidoreductase subunit N; translated protein: MGDFDYHLILPVLSLAAFGLLAMLLASTFRGNSRAAIFPAVAGILFSGFSLVRLWDRWLMDGPMTTAFEAVRVDGFGMFVAFLVLLTGLLTVLTSISFIEREGIDHGEFYALLMFCLAGMLIMLMTTHMMIILIGLEIFSLALYVLTGLTRGRVRSIEAALKYFLLGAFSSGFIVYGMALLYGATGSLDLGRIGHAASAQPTAMLWAGLGLVLVGLAFKIAIVPFHQWVPDVYTGAPTNVTGFMAAATKTVAFAVLLRLLIGSFGDVDGLWQPLIKWLAIFTMTVGNLVALAQTNLKRLLAFSSISHAGYLLIAVVCRPEMGVSAILFYLIGYSVVTVGAFAVLAAVGRGDADGERGYTLHEWAGLGWKRPLLGVAMTLFLLSLAGIPPTGGFLGKYVIFQAAIASEQYLLAVVGVLNAAIAAYYYLNVMVSMYFRQPADDEMPLPVAPGSAAVMVIAVVGLLYLGLAPGPILELIQTLAGSLL
- a CDS encoding tetratricopeptide repeat protein, whose amino-acid sequence is MPHHKQTLVTLCSLAIAITLVGCRTESPHSIKEQTVQPAEYVGRTSCVSCHKIEASLWEGSQHDLAMQTATNETVLGDFDRSTFEYAGVITTFFRENERFMVQTDGPDGQLQDFEITYTFGIDPLQQYLIEFPDGRLQALNVCWDTRPVDEGGQRWFHLYPDDAVDHTDTHHWTGPLQNWNYMCSECHSTHVKKNFSADDDRYETTWSEIDVSCEACHGPGSNHNAWASNGMDESDTGMGLVVTLADSDGGRWSFDDGADTAHRDPLRTSDVQLDTCARCHSRRTQLTDDYRHGRPFGDSHRLAALDEGLYHADGQILDEVYVYGSFLQSKMHASGVTCGDCHDPHTAKLRLEGDATCGVCHRQDKFDSPDHHFHEEGSAGASCVECHMRSRNYMVVDPRRDHSFRIPRPDLSMKIGTPNACTDCHVGRDAAWADAALDRWFGSDRDTATHYGEAIHAGRTWQSDAGRQLTAVIENLDTPAIVRATALNLVRAFPSPRLAHSIEASIAHDDPLVRREAAAAMESLDASQRATMGLPILDDPVRMVRIEAARVLALLARDDLTPDQLSILDRGLEGYVAVQRFNADRSEGQLNLGWAASMKGQTAEAEQAYRTALRITPTFSPAAINLADLYRVLGRDAEGAALLETALRRASDDGHLHHALGLTRVRQKRYNEALELLERAVALSPDRPRYAYVFGVALHSMGDTSRALAVLKQAHERYPGHVDLLYALATTSRDSGDVESTRQYARRLLELAPGHPGATALLVP
- a CDS encoding TolC family protein — translated: MILGLITAVSLASAAEVTIAIVRDGPGPQDHLAALVEQELTNHTPHGTTVRFKSDPAFDAGWDYAAAREALQAAFDDRDVDLVLAIGSLVTFAAARSEGALDKPVISTFAQRADVFKLPYSDEGESLKPNLNFVVIPQRSGADIEAFRELVRFDTLHVAVTPEDLINQDELRAGLERYQSQLGIKIVVVPIEPDDPASVEKLRGASAVYLTRLQRFTVDQRRTLIEALNQRKVPTFSMLGHSDVELGALAGVTPEIEGQLVRRVALNLGRLLRGRPAVELPVLLSVDTRLRVNARTAAQIGYSPGRDTRIFAEFVHPEELQSDSSPLSFEQLFAMVQEGSRSLRVADSAVEGFAIDQDRARSGLLPQLSANLNYTHADTDVTDSEQGAFGSLALRQQIYDDGVWSSYRSSTQIEKSARLDRESERLDVLADAGQAFYALALAQAQNRIVAGDLRLTEDNLEMARLRREVGFSGREEVLRLESVLAERRTALFRAVETVEASRIALNQVLGVSLDSRWTPEPPNIDPDLFPVFDGRLAPIFDDFSLIDRVRSVIVEIAVANSPELTSFDRTIDAQRIQVNQIERSYVLPRFFAEASYSEQLNSPQGVLFPEDDNYSVSINAAYSIFEGGRRKADLGRAKSDEKTLSLRQTLLKEMIEQRTRTAIRRCESSFPRIKFGLQSARTAGESLELVREQYSEGTVNVTDLLDAQNQKLSAEQFSSSAIYEFMGDLVELQRAIAWFESDHTTEERDALADRILSIIAEEQP